The Euphorbia lathyris chromosome 2, ddEupLath1.1, whole genome shotgun sequence genome includes a window with the following:
- the LOC136220272 gene encoding probable WRKY transcription factor 12 — protein sequence MEGREVTNYELQVSFTTPQTIHEMGFVQFGEENHVLSFLAPHSTSNSQAATNVHMAGFSTPASGDQVGTMDPKATATTANNDEENCSASANDATNNSWWRNSSSSEKNKVKIRRKLREPRFCFQTRSDVDVLDDGYKWRKYGQKVVKNSLHPRSYYRCTHSNCRVKKRVERLSEDCRMVITTYEGRHNHSPSDDSNSSDHECFTSF from the exons atggaAGGAAGAGAAGTTACGAATTACGAGTTACAAGTTTCTTTCACCACACCACAAACAATCCATGAGATGGGTTTTGTTCAATTCGGTGAAGAAAATCATGTTTTGAGCTTCTTAGCACCGCATAGTACGTCTAATTCTCAGGCTGCTACTAATGTTCATATGGCCGGGTTTTCGACTCCGGCCAGCGGGGATCAG GTAGGAACAATGGATCCAAAGGCTACTGCTACTACTGCTAATAATGATGAAGAAAACTGCAGTGCTAGTGCTAACGATGCCACCAACAATTCTTG GTGGAGAAATTCATCTAGCTCAGAGAAGAACAAGGTGAAAATCAGAAGAAAGTTAAGAGAACCAAGATTCTGTTTTCAAACAAGAAGTGATGTAGATGTTCTTGATGATGGTTACAAGTGGAGAAAATATGGCCAAAAAGTTGTTAAAAATAGCCTTCATCCCAG AAGTTATTACCGGTGTACACATAGCAATTGTCGAGTAAAGAAAAGAGTAGAAAGATTATCAGAAGATTGTCGAATGGTGATAACTACTTATGAAGGTAGACACAATCATTCTCCATCTGATGACTCCAATTCTTCTGATCATGAATGTTTCACttctttctaa